Proteins found in one Amphiprion ocellaris isolate individual 3 ecotype Okinawa chromosome 22, ASM2253959v1, whole genome shotgun sequence genomic segment:
- the LOC129348042 gene encoding zinc finger BED domain-containing protein 5-like — MPLSASTAARRVHVLAEHVQPAVIDGIKEAKYISLAIDESTDNTDISQLCVFVRYFDGKDFREELLALLPLEDNTTADIIFGKLEDFFKSHGLSLDKINLTVTDGAPAMIGKNKGLVSRIKTVAPKTNALHCIIHQSVLCAKLSGELKEVMEKTMKIINHIRGNSSTQQICAGIPGFS, encoded by the coding sequence atgcctctctctgcttcaacTGCTGCACGTCGTGTCCACGTCTTGGCAGAGCATGTCCAGCCAGCTGTCATTGACGGGATCAAGGAAgccaaatacatttcactggCTATTGATGAGTCCACTGACAACACGGATATTTCACAGTTGTGCGTTTTTGTCAGATACTTTGATGGCAAAGATTTCCGTGAGGAGCTGCTGGCATTGCTTCCGCTGGAGGACAACACCACTGCTGACATCATCTTTGGAAAactggaggatttttttaaaagccatgGATTGTCCCTGGATAAAATCAACCTGACAGTGACAGATGGTGCACCTGCCATGATTGGCAAAAACAAGGGTCTGGTGAGCAGAATAAAGACTGTCGCTCCTAAAACTAACGCACTTCACTGTATTATCCATCAAAGCGTGCTGTGTGCAAAGCTAAGCGGGGAGCTCAAAGAGGTGatggagaaaacaatgaaaattattaaCCACATCAGAGGAAATTCAAGCACGCAGCAAATTTGTGCTGGAATCCCAGGCTTCTCATGA